From Rhodothermales bacterium, a single genomic window includes:
- a CDS encoding Gfo/Idh/MocA family oxidoreductase — MSRLDRRQFIKLSAGALALPSIIPASALGRAGRPAPSDRITMALIGCGNQGMNDINNFLADERVQVIAACDVNRQSAGYWDGKIAGREPAREYINWHYANGTESGKYAGCDAYEDFREVIARDDIDTLLTALPDHWHALPVVMGAKAGKDIYGEKPLSLTIHDGRVMSDAIRANNRIFQTGSQQRSDYRFRRTCELVRSGRIGKLHTVRVGQPSGTPDFGRSGHRKAAEPVPDGFNYDFWLGPAPEAPYSPARCHVNFRWIFDYSGGQVTDWGGHHPDIAQWGMDTENTGPVEVRNARAVYSTESPWNTAIHYYFECLYENGVKLIISDENRMGVRFQGTEGWIWVTRGAWEASDPALLESAIAPGDVQLYKSENHARNFIDCVISREQTVAPIETAHRSITIAHLGNIAMKLGRDLKWDPKAERFPDDREANTHLSRPYRAPWKLEG, encoded by the coding sequence ATGAGCCGCCTCGACCGACGCCAGTTCATCAAGCTTTCCGCCGGCGCGCTTGCGCTGCCTTCCATCATCCCTGCATCGGCCCTCGGCCGCGCCGGCCGGCCGGCGCCGAGCGACCGCATCACCATGGCCCTCATCGGCTGCGGCAACCAGGGCATGAACGACATCAACAACTTCCTGGCGGACGAACGCGTCCAGGTGATCGCGGCGTGTGACGTCAACCGCCAGAGCGCCGGCTACTGGGACGGCAAGATCGCGGGCCGCGAGCCGGCGCGGGAATACATCAACTGGCACTACGCCAACGGGACCGAATCCGGAAAATACGCCGGCTGCGATGCGTACGAGGACTTTCGCGAGGTGATCGCGCGGGACGATATCGACACCCTCCTCACCGCCCTGCCCGATCACTGGCACGCGCTCCCCGTCGTGATGGGCGCAAAAGCCGGCAAGGATATCTACGGCGAAAAACCCCTCAGCCTCACCATCCACGACGGCCGCGTCATGAGCGACGCGATCCGCGCCAACAACCGCATTTTCCAGACCGGCAGTCAGCAGCGGTCGGACTACCGCTTCCGCCGCACCTGCGAACTCGTGCGCAGCGGACGCATCGGGAAACTCCACACCGTCCGCGTCGGCCAGCCGAGCGGCACGCCCGACTTCGGCCGCAGCGGCCACCGCAAGGCGGCGGAGCCCGTGCCCGACGGGTTCAACTACGACTTCTGGCTCGGGCCGGCGCCCGAGGCGCCGTACAGCCCCGCCCGCTGCCACGTCAATTTCCGCTGGATCTTCGACTATTCCGGCGGCCAGGTCACCGACTGGGGCGGTCACCATCCCGACATCGCACAGTGGGGCATGGATACCGAAAACACCGGTCCCGTCGAAGTCCGCAACGCGCGCGCGGTCTATTCGACGGAATCGCCCTGGAACACCGCCATCCACTACTACTTCGAGTGCCTCTACGAAAACGGCGTCAAGCTCATCATTTCCGACGAAAACCGGATGGGCGTTCGTTTCCAGGGAACGGAGGGATGGATCTGGGTGACGCGCGGCGCCTGGGAAGCCTCGGACCCGGCGCTCCTCGAATCAGCGATCGCACCCGGCGACGTACAGCTCTACAAGAGCGAGAACCACGCGCGCAACTTCATCGATTGCGTGATCTCCCGCGAGCAGACCGTCGCGCCGATCGAGACGGCCCATCGATCCATCACGATCGCGCACCTGGGCAACATCGCGATGAAGCTGGGTCGCGACCTGAAATGGGATCCGAAGGCCGAGCGCTTCCCGGACGACCGGGAAGCCAATACGCACCTATCGCGTCCGTATCGCGCGCCCTGGAAGCTGGAGGGGTGA
- a CDS encoding sodium:solute symporter family protein yields MENWLIALVVCALYLIVTLVTGLWSGRSASDSVAGFVAGDRSMNVLVLYFVLGASVFSAFAFLGGPGWAYSRGAAAFYIIAYGVVGLVPLYFFGPKTRRLGIELGFVTQAELLSHRFGSRVLSALLALLSVVVFIPYLTLQMKGASYILATLSEGRIPEWLGALVTYGIVIVYVFRSGVMGVGWTNAFQGVFMMGIAWFLGLYLPTVLHGGVGPMFEKLIDAGYEGMLTAPGLTGAGQPWDWWGFSSFVAVSALGLSMWPHLFMKSYAARSTKSLRLTVVLYPTFQLFLVPILLIGFAGILAFPGVSPSDTILPHILMQDSIGLSGVIVGLVCAGTLAASMSTGDAILHAAASIAIRDGVRPWLRSPMSDHRERAWIRALIVVIGVVAYYFAVASDIEIVQLLVGSYGGVAQIFPLIFAAFYWPRATGQGAVWGLIAGLTVNTVFLVAPAWRPVPLHEGVYGLAANLIVLIGVSLATAPAPAHVLRHYLPAPYEAEPAPRS; encoded by the coding sequence GTGGAAAACTGGCTGATTGCACTGGTCGTCTGCGCGTTGTACCTGATCGTCACGCTGGTTACCGGGCTCTGGTCGGGCCGCTCGGCGAGCGACAGCGTGGCCGGCTTCGTCGCCGGCGACCGGTCGATGAACGTGCTCGTGCTCTACTTCGTCCTGGGGGCCTCCGTCTTTTCCGCCTTTGCCTTTCTGGGCGGACCCGGGTGGGCCTATTCGCGGGGCGCGGCCGCCTTTTATATCATCGCCTACGGGGTTGTGGGGCTCGTACCGCTGTACTTCTTCGGGCCGAAGACGCGCCGGCTCGGCATCGAACTCGGCTTCGTGACGCAGGCGGAACTGCTCAGCCACCGGTTCGGGAGCCGGGTGCTGTCGGCGCTGCTCGCGCTGCTCAGCGTCGTCGTGTTCATCCCTTACCTCACGCTCCAGATGAAGGGAGCGAGTTACATCCTCGCTACCCTGTCCGAGGGGCGAATACCGGAATGGCTGGGGGCGCTCGTGACGTACGGCATCGTCATCGTCTACGTATTCCGTAGCGGCGTGATGGGCGTGGGGTGGACGAACGCGTTCCAGGGGGTGTTTATGATGGGGATCGCGTGGTTCCTGGGGCTCTACCTCCCCACCGTCCTGCACGGCGGCGTCGGACCGATGTTCGAGAAGCTGATCGACGCTGGCTATGAAGGCATGCTGACGGCGCCGGGCCTCACGGGAGCCGGCCAGCCCTGGGACTGGTGGGGGTTCAGCTCGTTCGTCGCGGTGTCCGCCCTCGGCCTCTCGATGTGGCCGCACCTGTTTATGAAGAGTTATGCCGCGCGGAGCACGAAGTCGCTGCGGCTGACGGTCGTGCTGTATCCAACGTTCCAGCTCTTCCTCGTCCCGATCCTCCTCATCGGGTTCGCCGGCATCCTGGCGTTCCCGGGCGTCTCCCCCTCGGACACGATCCTGCCGCATATCCTGATGCAGGATTCCATCGGCCTGAGCGGCGTGATCGTGGGGCTGGTTTGCGCCGGCACCCTGGCGGCATCGATGTCCACCGGTGACGCCATCCTCCATGCCGCCGCGTCGATCGCCATTCGCGACGGCGTCCGGCCGTGGCTCCGGTCGCCAATGTCCGACCACCGGGAGCGCGCCTGGATCCGCGCGCTGATCGTGGTCATCGGGGTCGTCGCCTACTATTTCGCGGTCGCGTCCGACATCGAGATCGTCCAACTCCTCGTGGGCTCCTACGGCGGCGTGGCCCAGATCTTCCCGCTGATTTTCGCCGCATTTTACTGGCCGCGCGCCACCGGACAGGGTGCCGTGTGGGGGTTAATCGCCGGCCTGACCGTCAACACGGTATTCCTGGTCGCGCCGGCGTGGCGTCCCGTCCCGCTTCACGAAGGCGTGTACGGCCTGGCGGCCAACCTCATCGTGCTGATCGGCGTGAGCCTCGCCACCGCGCCGGCGCCGGCGCACGTCCTGCGTCACTACCTGCCCGCCCCGTACGAGGCCGAGCCCGCCCCGCGTTCTTAA
- a CDS encoding M23 family metallopeptidase yields MLLLHRLAAWLGLFSLLAAACSTYGAPDRPRDPEEGPIARACPGGVYEDWETSDYVLPYPVGRTYLVDLSHCSGSYHSEGLPDEYAIDFNMPIGTLITASRAGTVVHVVESGYDGNDPNNLVVVSHGDGTYAEYMHLTRDGALVEVGETVAPGDSIGLSGATGLAGYPHLHFVVAVDDWKWPYESTPTTFSNTAPNPRSLASGYEYTARAY; encoded by the coding sequence ATGCTGCTTCTGCATCGCCTGGCCGCCTGGCTCGGCCTGTTCTCCCTGCTCGCCGCCGCCTGCTCTACGTATGGCGCCCCGGACCGGCCCCGCGATCCGGAAGAAGGCCCGATCGCCCGCGCCTGCCCGGGAGGCGTCTATGAGGACTGGGAGACCTCAGACTATGTGCTGCCCTACCCGGTGGGCCGGACGTACCTCGTGGATCTCAGCCATTGCAGCGGATCCTACCACAGCGAGGGGTTGCCGGACGAATACGCGATCGACTTCAACATGCCCATCGGCACCCTGATCACGGCGTCGCGCGCCGGCACCGTCGTCCATGTCGTGGAGAGCGGGTATGACGGCAACGACCCGAACAACCTCGTCGTGGTGTCGCACGGCGACGGCACCTACGCCGAATACATGCACCTCACCCGCGACGGCGCGCTCGTGGAGGTGGGCGAAACGGTGGCGCCGGGCGACTCCATCGGCCTGAGCGGGGCGACGGGGCTGGCCGGCTACCCGCACCTGCACTTCGTGGTCGCCGTCGACGACTGGAAATGGCCCTACGAATCGACCCCGACGACGTTCAGCAACACAGCGCCCAACCCGAGGAGCCTGGCCTCCGGCTACGAATATACCGCCCGCGCCTATTGA
- a CDS encoding discoidin domain-containing protein, producing MKPINAVQRVRTDRWRVAAVLVLGLGVWSFFGCRGEAQIAGDIPASRFPSQGWSPVVWQDPGGWTTIDVTTRGITPAVADVAPLLQDLANNAGVPTILYFPPGTYTFQSQVDIKEDNIILRGAGSDATRLVIDGSGSHEIRFIGWQEDPIAITASVPVDGTTITLANAASLAAGDLIEVSQDLADWEADWGKRSWGQIVQVTAVSGNTVTVDMPLSLGISTQYNPSVMKMHPVRNVGVEELAVERKAYGESNNLEFRSVFNGFVRNVESYNAIKFHVQIYRCRDFVVEGNYIHDAQNYGTGGHGYGVDLEQLSTRIQVTNNIFENLRHYILAQTGVNHSIISYNYNVDLVELVDISLHGHFPNHNLYEGNLFWWSGIADFWGQVGPENTFFRNRIQGKTSGGPGMSIYDVSNRQNVIANHFLRGSRIEKDGAIEDTYEEGNVIDGNPVWNTLSSGATLPASLYLTSPPDFWPANLPWPAFGPDVSGSDLNDIPAKMRYEGTLGGGGGDPVNERPSVTITSPSSGTNFMLGSAIVIEAEAGDADGIVQGVSFWIDGVEVVDDIIPPFAYTWPDVPEGAYVITAVARDNAGASTVSAEVFVSVSAEEPREVFVSEVTASAFREAAVPQNTLDGDLGTRWSATGDGVWIQYTLSDEATLSSVGIAWHKGDTRQATFDLLASIDGQNWTPLVEGVVSSGLRKTLEYYDVQDILTRHVRIVGHGTTVNDATSITETSLSLDSLAPFIAGDASGNGSVSAQDAALVLAHAVGIALLPADASSAADVSGNGDLSALDASLILKFVTGLITCFPSQGNCETVSSLPSPLQLPGRAIRTR from the coding sequence ATGAAGCCTATCAACGCAGTACAAAGAGTCCGTACGGACCGCTGGCGGGTTGCCGCGGTGCTCGTGCTGGGCCTGGGGGTCTGGTCCTTCTTCGGGTGCCGCGGCGAAGCCCAGATCGCCGGCGACATACCGGCATCCCGCTTTCCGTCGCAGGGCTGGAGCCCCGTCGTGTGGCAGGATCCCGGGGGGTGGACTACGATCGACGTCACGACGCGGGGCATCACGCCGGCTGTCGCGGACGTGGCCCCGCTGCTGCAGGACCTGGCGAACAACGCCGGCGTCCCGACCATCCTCTACTTCCCGCCCGGCACCTACACCTTCCAGAGCCAGGTGGACATCAAAGAGGACAACATCATCCTCCGGGGCGCCGGTTCGGACGCGACGCGCCTCGTGATCGACGGCTCCGGCTCCCACGAAATCCGGTTTATCGGATGGCAGGAAGATCCGATCGCCATCACGGCCAGCGTGCCCGTGGACGGGACGACCATCACCCTGGCGAATGCCGCGTCGCTGGCCGCCGGCGACCTGATCGAAGTCAGCCAGGACCTGGCCGACTGGGAGGCCGACTGGGGCAAGCGCTCGTGGGGGCAGATCGTCCAGGTCACCGCCGTGTCGGGCAATACGGTCACGGTGGATATGCCGCTTTCGCTCGGGATCAGCACGCAGTACAATCCCTCGGTTATGAAGATGCACCCGGTGCGTAACGTCGGGGTGGAGGAACTGGCCGTCGAGCGGAAAGCGTACGGCGAATCGAATAATCTGGAGTTCCGGAGCGTGTTCAACGGCTTTGTCCGCAACGTCGAGTCGTACAACGCGATCAAGTTTCACGTGCAGATTTACCGCTGCCGGGACTTCGTCGTCGAGGGCAACTACATCCACGACGCGCAGAATTACGGCACGGGAGGGCATGGGTACGGCGTCGATCTGGAGCAGCTATCCACACGCATCCAGGTGACGAACAACATCTTCGAGAACCTCCGCCATTACATTCTCGCGCAAACGGGCGTCAACCATTCGATCATCAGCTACAACTACAACGTCGATCTGGTGGAACTGGTGGATATCAGCCTCCACGGGCATTTTCCGAACCACAATCTCTACGAGGGCAACCTGTTCTGGTGGAGCGGCATTGCCGATTTCTGGGGCCAGGTCGGGCCCGAGAACACCTTCTTCCGGAACCGGATCCAGGGCAAGACGAGCGGCGGTCCCGGCATGTCGATCTACGATGTCTCCAACCGGCAAAACGTGATCGCCAACCACTTCCTGCGGGGATCGCGTATCGAAAAAGACGGCGCCATCGAGGATACGTACGAGGAAGGCAACGTGATCGACGGGAATCCGGTCTGGAACACCCTGTCGTCCGGCGCGACGCTGCCGGCTTCGCTGTACCTCACCTCGCCGCCCGACTTCTGGCCGGCGAACCTGCCCTGGCCGGCGTTCGGCCCCGACGTGTCGGGGTCGGACCTCAACGACATCCCCGCGAAGATGCGGTATGAAGGCACGCTGGGTGGCGGCGGGGGCGACCCCGTCAACGAGCGGCCCTCGGTGACCATCACCAGCCCGTCCAGCGGCACGAACTTCATGCTCGGCAGCGCCATCGTCATCGAGGCCGAGGCCGGCGACGCCGACGGCATCGTGCAGGGCGTCTCGTTCTGGATCGACGGCGTCGAGGTGGTCGACGATATCATACCCCCCTTCGCCTACACCTGGCCGGATGTGCCGGAAGGGGCCTACGTGATCACCGCCGTCGCCCGCGACAACGCCGGCGCCTCCACGGTTTCGGCCGAGGTGTTCGTGTCGGTGTCGGCGGAGGAGCCGCGCGAGGTGTTTGTCTCGGAAGTGACCGCCAGCGCCTTCCGCGAGGCGGCCGTCCCGCAGAATACCCTCGACGGCGACCTCGGCACCCGCTGGTCCGCGACGGGCGATGGCGTGTGGATCCAGTACACCCTGTCCGACGAGGCGACGCTATCCAGCGTCGGCATCGCCTGGCACAAGGGCGATACCCGCCAGGCGACGTTTGATCTGCTGGCGTCGATCGACGGGCAGAACTGGACGCCGCTGGTCGAGGGCGTCGTCAGCAGCGGACTCCGGAAAACCCTCGAATACTACGACGTCCAGGACATTCTGACGCGCCACGTGCGCATCGTGGGGCATGGGACGACGGTGAACGACGCGACCAGCATCACCGAAACGTCGCTCAGCCTCGATTCGCTCGCTCCCTTCATCGCCGGCGATGCCTCGGGCAACGGGTCGGTCTCCGCCCAGGACGCGGCGCTCGTGCTGGCCCACGCGGTCGGCATTGCGCTGCTTCCGGCGGACGCGTCGTCGGCCGCCGATGTGTCGGGCAACGGGGATCTCTCGGCGCTCGACGCGTCGCTGATCCTCAAGTTCGTCACCGGGCTCATCACCTGTTTCCCGTCGCAGGGCAACTGCGAGACGGTGTCCTCGCTGCCGTCACCCCTCCAGCTTCCAGGGCGCGCGATACGGACGCGATAG
- a CDS encoding class IV adenylate cyclase translates to MNILNIEIKARCADHAPIRAYLESAGAHYAGLDRQIDTYFRVPEGRLKLRQGNVEQALIFYRRPDQAGPKRSDVVLHPADAATSESLRHTLTAALGVLVVVDKRRHIFFIDNVKFHLDAVEGLGSFVEIEAIDRDGSIGVDRLRAACETYMEAFAIAPEDLVEVSYSDLMLGQSPSAPQ, encoded by the coding sequence ATGAATATCCTGAACATCGAGATCAAGGCGCGCTGCGCGGATCACGCCCCGATACGGGCATATCTCGAGTCGGCCGGAGCGCACTACGCCGGTCTGGATCGGCAGATCGACACCTACTTTCGGGTGCCCGAGGGGCGCCTCAAGCTTCGCCAGGGCAACGTCGAGCAGGCGCTCATTTTCTACCGCCGGCCCGATCAGGCCGGTCCCAAACGATCCGACGTAGTGCTGCATCCCGCCGATGCCGCTACCTCCGAGAGCCTGCGTCACACGCTGACCGCGGCGCTCGGGGTGCTCGTCGTGGTGGACAAGCGCCGGCATATCTTCTTTATCGACAACGTCAAGTTTCATCTCGACGCCGTGGAAGGCCTCGGGTCGTTCGTCGAGATCGAGGCGATCGATCGGGACGGCTCGATCGGCGTGGATCGCCTTCGCGCGGCCTGCGAGACCTACATGGAAGCCTTTGCGATCGCGCCGGAAGACCTGGTCGAGGTCTCTTATAGCGATCTGATGCTCGGGCAATCACCCTCCGCCCCTCAATAG
- a CDS encoding AraC family transcriptional regulator: MPTPLPFLLLYAGTTALLVVMTLALAAKPLRAQSENRALFAILLINTLLVIWATAHAFGWAPRAVSAALGLPVQALFFLLPPLLYRYVDAAGRPGLHPWFRWTDALMPILWVAGAGLIRFAASAGYAGDALLPYARLLILNGAFAVYYALAWHRLERVPSNAHRFWLRFGLVLFGLHWLFSAASSAAGLIAAVPAGVAPAMEFLSISCLLVFCGYATWVALREHPGIARQPGRSVETSLSPAELAVLGDRIKRYLADEKPFLNPELSVDDLSRALGVPARHTSQALNAALGGGFFDVINTHRVAEARRMLENPDQQDLTVLEILYAAGFNSKSAFHRAFSKETGMTPTAYRNRALGQTERS, from the coding sequence ATGCCCACACCACTTCCCTTCCTGTTGCTTTATGCCGGCACCACGGCGCTGCTCGTCGTGATGACCCTCGCGCTCGCGGCGAAGCCCCTCCGGGCCCAGTCGGAGAACAGAGCCTTGTTCGCCATCCTCCTCATCAACACCCTGCTCGTGATCTGGGCGACGGCGCACGCGTTCGGGTGGGCCCCGCGCGCGGTGTCCGCAGCGCTCGGCCTGCCTGTCCAGGCGCTCTTTTTCCTGCTCCCGCCGCTGCTCTATCGCTATGTGGATGCGGCAGGCCGGCCCGGCCTGCATCCCTGGTTTCGATGGACCGACGCTCTGATGCCCATCCTGTGGGTGGCGGGCGCCGGCCTGATCCGGTTCGCCGCCTCGGCGGGGTATGCCGGCGACGCCCTGCTCCCCTACGCCCGGCTCCTGATCCTCAACGGCGCGTTCGCCGTGTATTACGCGCTGGCCTGGCATCGCCTCGAGCGCGTCCCCTCCAACGCGCATCGATTCTGGCTCCGGTTCGGTCTGGTCCTGTTTGGCCTGCACTGGCTGTTCAGCGCCGCCAGCAGCGCGGCCGGCCTCATTGCAGCGGTGCCGGCGGGCGTGGCGCCAGCGATGGAATTCCTGTCCATCTCCTGCCTGCTCGTCTTTTGCGGGTACGCGACCTGGGTCGCCCTCCGCGAACACCCTGGCATCGCGCGGCAGCCGGGGCGCAGCGTGGAAACCAGCCTGTCACCCGCCGAGCTGGCCGTGCTGGGTGACCGCATCAAGCGCTACCTGGCCGACGAGAAACCCTTCCTCAACCCGGAGCTGTCCGTCGACGACCTCTCGCGGGCGCTCGGCGTGCCGGCGCGGCATACGTCCCAGGCGCTCAACGCGGCACTCGGAGGCGGCTTCTTCGACGTCATCAACACCCATCGCGTCGCCGAGGCACGCCGCATGCTCGAAAATCCCGACCAGCAGGATCTCACGGTGCTCGAGATCCTCTACGCGGCCGGCTTCAATTCCAAATCCGCCTTCCATCGGGCGTTCAGCAAAGAGACCGGCATGACGCCGACTGCCTATCGGAACCGGGCGCTCGGGCAGACGGAGCGGTCGTAG
- a CDS encoding SPOR domain-containing protein: MKSNLRPFALAALLAAGLFAGCSAVRPDPGAPPEEDRPVVVQGYRIQVATARDKGEADRHADRLLAWWNERSEAERAAFRAGKELAVDVNWIQPYYRVRAGHFEDADSAQPLLDALKERFPSAFLVPESYTTR, from the coding sequence ATGAAATCGAACCTGCGCCCCTTTGCGCTCGCGGCCCTGCTCGCCGCGGGGCTTTTCGCCGGCTGCTCGGCCGTCCGCCCGGATCCCGGCGCGCCGCCCGAGGAGGACCGGCCCGTCGTCGTCCAGGGCTACCGCATCCAGGTGGCTACCGCCCGCGACAAGGGCGAAGCCGACCGGCATGCGGACCGGCTGCTGGCGTGGTGGAACGAGCGCTCGGAGGCCGAACGCGCCGCCTTCCGCGCCGGAAAAGAGCTCGCGGTGGACGTGAACTGGATCCAGCCGTATTATCGCGTGCGCGCCGGCCACTTTGAAGACGCCGATTCCGCGCAGCCGCTGCTGGATGCCCTGAAGGAACGTTTTCCATCCGCGTTCCTGGTCCCGGAATCCTATACGACCCGGTAG